The sequence CTCGACGGTCTTGGCGTGAATCATGGTGAAGATGTTGAACCGGGGCCAACGGGCGCTCGTCTGGCGCTCGTAACAGTGGGTAACCTGGGGGAAAGCGGCCATCTGCTGTCCCACTTCGTCAACGCGATCCTGTGGAACAGCCCAACACACCAGCGCATTGGCAACAAATCCGGCATTCCTCTGATCGAGGGTGCCCCCGAAGCGGCGCATTATTCCTCGCCCCCTCAGAGATCGGCACTGAGCAAGGAATTCATTGACTTCCATTCCGGCGCTTGAGGCCATTTCATCGAAGGGTCGCGGCACAATCGGCAGGTTCGTCTGCACCTGATTGATTACCGCCCGCTCCGCGGGCTCCAGGGGCACGGCACGCCGAGCCCCTCCGGTTTTCTGATTGGTCTGCTTCCGTGATGTTGTTCCTTCCAGGTCAAAGAACAGCCTGATCTTGAAAATCCTCAGCGCGGGCAGCTCAACCATTGCCTCCGGTGCTAGCTGCTCCTCCAGTTGGCAGAGGGTTCGGGCTAACTCGGGCTTGTTCCGAACAGCCAGGGTAAACCACAAATTGTAGGTATGGTCGCGCTGATAATTGTGCCCCACACCGGGATGCTGATTGATGATCTGCGCTGCCGATTCGATCCTCTCCGAAGGAAATCTCATAGCTACCAGCGTGCTTTCATAGCCGAGGGCTCTCGAATCGAAGACGGGGCCGATGGATCGGATGATTCGATCCTCTTTGAGTCGGGACACACGCTGGATTACTTCTGCTTCGTCGATGCCGATCTTTGAACCAATGTCGGCGAACGGCTCCAGCGTCAGGGGAAAGTCAGTTTGCAGCAGATTCAGCAAGCGCCGATCGGTCTCATCTAATGAGCCTTTGATTAAGTTCGACTCACTTTGATTCCCTTTTGCCGGCTGGTAAACACAATACGGTTCCGCCTGGAGGTAATCGCCTGTGGACTCGTAGGCGCGGGCGCGGCAACCGCCGCACAGTCGCTTATACTCACACTCTCCGCATTTGCCCTTGATTCCAGAAAGGTCTCTCAGTTCATTGAAAAGGGATGACCCATTCCAGACTTGGGAAAAGCTCTCTTTCTTGAGATCGCCTGCTGCCACATCCAGATAGCCGCAGCCCTGCACTCGGCCCACGTGGGAAATGAAGCAAAAACCTACACCGGCCAGACATCCCCGGGTGGTCCTATTCATGGCCGATTGTCCTTTCATAGAAGGGGACTCAGGGGAATTAGGGACTGTTTCCAACCTTTCGCTAAACCCCCTAGCCCCCATCTCTTTGGGGGAATGTTGAATTGGGTGGGCGACGAAAGGATTCTTTCCCCTTCGTTGCGCCGCAATCCGCATGTAATGGGGAGCATCGGTGGGTTTGAAGAAGATGCGGTCGCCGAGTTGGGATTGCTTCTCATAAACCCAGTTCAGGATACGCTCATATTCTTCGGCAGGAAGCTCCTCACTCGCCAGGCCTTTTCCGCGACCCGTCGGCACCAGCATGAACGGATGGAAGGCGACGGCTCCCAAATCCAGGGCCAGACCAAGCAGTGCCTCCAGATGGGGGGCATTCATCCGGGTGATGGTGCTGTTGATCTGCACTTCGATTCCGGCTTTTTGCGCTGCTTTGATTCCAGCCACCGCCGCATCGAAGGCACCTGATTTACCCCGAAACTTGTCCTGCAAATCCGGCACAGGAAAGTCGAGGCTGATTCCCACTCGGGAGATCGGTACCTCGGCCATTCTGGCAGCCAATTCATCAGTGATGATCGTCCCATTGCTGCCGATCACCACCCGCAATCCTCTCTCAGTGGAGTATTTACCGATTTCGAATACATCCGGTCGAAGCAGAGGCTCTCCCCCGGTGAGGATCAGGATCGGCTGGCCAACCTCCAGAATGCTATCGACGACTCGGAAGCACTCCTGCGTGGAAAGCTCGCCAATGTAGTCAGTATCCAGAGCTTCAGCCCGGCAGTGGGCACAGAGGAGGTTGCATTTCCGGGTGATCTCCCAGGCAACCAGACTGAGTCTCGGAGTAAGAAGATTCGGCTCGTGGCTCATGGGGTAATTCCGATTTCTTCGTCGGTCAGGTAGCAGGCCGGATCCTCGGCCCAGATATCATCGAACACTGCTTCGGCCCGCGCCCGCAGGTTGCCGTTGCAGATTTCCAGATGCTGACAGACAGCACAGCGCCCCTTAAGCAGACCCCGGCGATTCTTGAGCCCGGCCATGATCGGATTGGAGGTATCCAGCCAGATATCGCCGAAAGATCGCTGGTGGACATTTCCGAAAGAGAGGCTCTGCCAGAACTGATCGGCGTGGACGTTGCCCCTTGAATCCACCGCCCCGATGCGAATACCGGAGTTGTTGCCGCCGTTGGTTTGCAGCAGCTTTAGCACATTCGCCGCCCGTTTTTCATCGCGCGATTTGGCTTTGAGATAGAGATAAACGCCGTCGGCATGATTGGCCACCAGCAAGACTTCCTTTTTCAGCCCCCGTGAATAGAGGTCGAGGGTGCGATCGCAAATGAGATCGACCATTCTTCGCGTTTCGGCATGGTTGAGATCGATACTTCGGAGGTCGTTTCCTCTGCCGGCATAGGCCAGATGATAGAAACAAACGCGGTCGATGTTCTCCCGCTCCAGCAGATCGAAGATGGCCGGAATCTCCTGGTGATTGGCGCGGGTGACGGTCATCCTTAAAGACACCCTTTGCCCTACGGTGATGCAGTGGCGGATGCCATTGAGAGCAGCTTCGAACGCCCCTTTCTGGCCGCGAAATACATCGTTTTGCTCACCTACGCCATCGAGGCTGATTCCCACTTCGCGAAATCCGATGTTGCGCATCTCGACGGCCATTTGTGAGGTGATCAGCGTGCCGTTGGTGGAAACCACCACACCGAGTTGATTGGCGACGGCGAAGCGAGCAAGCTCAAGGAAATCCTTCCGGAGCGTCGGTTCGCCGCCGGAGAAAAGCAACACCGGGACGTGAAACTCGGCAAGCTGTCGGATGAATGTCTTCCCCTCGGCAAGGGTCATTTCCTCAGAGGCTCTTTGAGCGGTGGCATCGGCGTAACAGTGGATACAGCGCAGATTGCATTGCCGGGTGCAGTTCCAGACCACAATGGGTCGAGCTTCAGAGGCTGGCGAAAGGCCTTCCCCCTGCCCGTAGCGCAAATGATCGCCGGGGCCGATTTCGTCGCAAAGGAGCCTGGAAACGGAGATCATTTGGATTCTGCAACTTCCTGGTGATAATTCTGATGGGCCGTCACCAGAGCAAGCAACGCCTCATCGGTAATCCAATTGACCAGCGGGATGGCCTCGGCGGCGCGTTCATTGAGTGCCTTTTTCTTCTTCAGAAGGTCGGCGGCCGCATTGACCAGCGGCGAGCGATGCAGCAGAAAGGCCTCCAGCGAATCGGAGAGGGAAATCTCCAGTTCAGCCAGAAGGGCACCGAACTCGCTCCCGATCTGGCGAGCCATTTGCAGCGTTTCATCCCGTTTGGTCGGTTTGGTGATATAGGTGATGACCACGCCGTGGATTCGTTTTCCCAGTTCGCGGAGCTTGTCTCGCGATTCCA comes from Dehalococcoidia bacterium and encodes:
- a CDS encoding helix-turn-helix domain-containing protein codes for the protein MTASESASRSSLLGISRASKLLGVSEITLRQWTDEGQIKVFLTPGGHRRYQEDELRRFMGTRQRRHGIRDVVARMEMAPAQDIQIARDHFADAPWYNKLDLESRDKLRELGKRIHGVVITYITKPTKRDETLQMARQIGSEFGALLAELEISLSDSLEAFLLHRSPLVNAAADLLKKKKALNERAAEAIPLVNWITDEALLALVTAHQNYHQEVAESK
- a CDS encoding radical SAM protein gives rise to the protein MISVSRLLCDEIGPGDHLRYGQGEGLSPASEARPIVVWNCTRQCNLRCIHCYADATAQRASEEMTLAEGKTFIRQLAEFHVPVLLFSGGEPTLRKDFLELARFAVANQLGVVVSTNGTLITSQMAVEMRNIGFREVGISLDGVGEQNDVFRGQKGAFEAALNGIRHCITVGQRVSLRMTVTRANHQEIPAIFDLLERENIDRVCFYHLAYAGRGNDLRSIDLNHAETRRMVDLICDRTLDLYSRGLKKEVLLVANHADGVYLYLKAKSRDEKRAANVLKLLQTNGGNNSGIRIGAVDSRGNVHADQFWQSLSFGNVHQRSFGDIWLDTSNPIMAGLKNRRGLLKGRCAVCQHLEICNGNLRARAEAVFDDIWAEDPACYLTDEEIGITP
- a CDS encoding radical SAM protein, with translation MSHEPNLLTPRLSLVAWEITRKCNLLCAHCRAEALDTDYIGELSTQECFRVVDSILEVGQPILILTGGEPLLRPDVFEIGKYSTERGLRVVIGSNGTIITDELAARMAEVPISRVGISLDFPVPDLQDKFRGKSGAFDAAVAGIKAAQKAGIEVQINSTITRMNAPHLEALLGLALDLGAVAFHPFMLVPTGRGKGLASEELPAEEYERILNWVYEKQSQLGDRIFFKPTDAPHYMRIAAQRRGKNPFVAHPIQHSPKEMGARGFSERLETVPNSPESPSMKGQSAMNRTTRGCLAGVGFCFISHVGRVQGCGYLDVAAGDLKKESFSQVWNGSSLFNELRDLSGIKGKCGECEYKRLCGGCRARAYESTGDYLQAEPYCVYQPAKGNQSESNLIKGSLDETDRRLLNLLQTDFPLTLEPFADIGSKIGIDEAEVIQRVSRLKEDRIIRSIGPVFDSRALGYESTLVAMRFPSERIESAAQIINQHPGVGHNYQRDHTYNLWFTLAVRNKPELARTLCQLEEQLAPEAMVELPALRIFKIRLFFDLEGTTSRKQTNQKTGGARRAVPLEPAERAVINQVQTNLPIVPRPFDEMASSAGMEVNEFLAQCRSLRGRGIMRRFGGTLDQRNAGFVANALVCWAVPQDRVDEVGQQMAAFPQVTHCYERQTSARWPRFNIFTMIHAKTVE